A region of Rahnella aceris DNA encodes the following proteins:
- the msrB gene encoding peptide-methionine (R)-S-oxide reductase MsrB: MINRRNFLLGSGAVSAAAMMGLVPSLFSRNAGAQVKPAKFEIMLTDAQWHQRLSDDQYRILREAGTERPYSSPLNNEHRAGEFACAGCNLALFSSATKFDSHTGWPSFWQPLADAAQTSRDTSLGMVRDEVHCRRCGGHLGHVFDDGPQPTGLRYCMNGLAMTFTPQA; the protein is encoded by the coding sequence ATGATTAACAGACGTAATTTCCTGCTGGGCAGTGGCGCGGTATCTGCCGCGGCCATGATGGGGCTGGTCCCGTCACTGTTTTCCCGCAATGCCGGCGCGCAGGTAAAACCTGCGAAATTCGAAATCATGCTGACGGATGCCCAGTGGCATCAGCGCCTCAGCGATGATCAGTACCGTATTTTGCGCGAAGCAGGCACCGAACGTCCTTATTCCAGTCCGTTAAACAACGAACATCGTGCGGGCGAGTTTGCCTGCGCAGGCTGCAACCTTGCTCTTTTCTCTTCAGCGACCAAATTCGACAGCCATACCGGCTGGCCGAGTTTCTGGCAACCTCTTGCCGATGCGGCGCAAACCAGCCGGGACACCTCGCTGGGTATGGTGCGCGATGAAGTGCATTGCCGCCGGTGTGGCGGCCATCTGGGACATGTGTTTGATGACGGTCCGCAGCCGACCGGTCTGCGTTATTGCATGAACGGGCTGGCCATGACGTTCACCCCTCAAGCTTAA